The following are encoded together in the Oncorhynchus nerka isolate Pitt River linkage group LG25, Oner_Uvic_2.0, whole genome shotgun sequence genome:
- the LOC115109110 gene encoding B-cadherin-like isoform X3 gives MAYDITIFLIWGWALGRMSETLQSGNGFDYPLTGGEETAEGFGHEDAGIASQPKYPASLPVLEFPKPLVGLVRRKRDWVIPPINIPENARGPFPMYMVQIRSNNDKEVKILYSITGSGVDQPPVGLFTVDKNSGFLYVTQPLDRERQDHYVLLVHAVAVGAGLAENPMEIIVQVIDMNDNLPVFTQDPFTGIVPEASLPGFEVMEVTATDADEPGSANSDVRYTIINQEPELPSPNMFVINPVTGRIRVNAAGLDRENTVSVPENKVNALVVKMPVSDGDEPHSSNWATKYRIVDGDPGGMFTVNTGPSRLEGIITTAKPLDFEKDNRYTLLVTVENEVPFATPLPTSTSTVQVNVEDRNDAPVFDPVEKVVSISEHLPVDSDLVLYTAIDPDIMAHKLMYRMDRDPAKWLDINSETGMIKTKHSLDRESPFAKDGKYRVLILAIEDEIPATGTGTILIELEDVNDNAPTIEDTPLKLCNQDPRLVRLAVTDRDGPGFAEAFSVELLEGSNMYCAAQMDETGTVVELTFKAMREQRNFYINLRVTDAGGLKQDHVIHVTMNEDSCMTWGDFCVRS, from the exons GGTTGGGCCCTGGGGAGAATGTCTGAGACTTTACAGTCAGGTAATGGCTTTGACTAtccactgactggaggggaagaAACTGCGG AGGGCTTCGGCCATGAGGATGCTGGCATTGCCTCTCAG CCTAAATATCCTGCAAGTCTTCCAGTTCTGGAGTTTCCAAAGCCTTTGGTAGGTCTGGTGAGAAGGAAAAGGGATTGGGTCATTCCTCCCATCAACATCCCAGAGAACGCAAGAGGCCCTTTCCCCATGTATATGGTGCAG ATTAGATCCAACAATGATAAAGAGGTGAAGATCCTGTACAGCATCACTGGTTCTGGAGTAGATCAACCCCCTGTAGGACTGTTCACTGTGGACAAAAACTCTGGGTTTCTCTATGTGACCCAGCctttggacagagagagacaagaccatTATGTG CTTTTGGTTCATGCTGTTGCAGTTGGTGCGGGTCTAGCAGAAAATCCAATGGAGATTATTGTTCAAGTAATTGATATGAATGACAACTTGCCAGTTTTCACCCAAGATCCTTTTACAGGGATTGTCCCGGAAGCATCCCTACCAG GGTTTGAGGTCATGGAGGTCACAGCCACCGATGCAGATGAGCCTGGCTCAGCCAATTCTGATGTCAGATACACCATTATAAATCAGGAACCTGAACTGCCGAGTCCCAACATGTTTGTCATCAACCCTGTCACAGGAAGGATCCGGGTCAATGCTGCTGGACTGGACAGAGAG AACACGGTGTCTGTCCCAGAGAACAAAGTGAATGCCCTGGTGGTCAAAATGCCAGTGAGTGATGGAGATGAGCCACACTCTTCCAACTGGGCCACCAAGTACAGGATTGTAGATGGAGACCCAGGTGGAATGTTCACTGTAAACACTGGACCTAGTAGACTGGAAGGAATCATTACCACAGCCAAG CCCCTTGACTTTGAGAAGGACAATCGCTACACCCTGTTGGTGACTGTGGAGAATGAGGTCCCATTTGCCACccccctgcccacctccacctccacagtccAGGTGAATGTGGAGGATAGGAATGATGCCCCTGTCTTTGACCCAGTGGAAAAGGTTGTTTCTATATCTGAACACCTGCCAGTGGACAGTGATTTGGTTCTGTATACAGCCATTGATCCAGACATCATGGCACATAAACTCAT GTATCGCATGGACAGAGATCCTGCTAAATGGCTGGACATCAACAGTGAGACCGGAATGATCAAAACCAAACACTCCCTGGACAGAGAGTCTCCCTTTGCCAAAGATGGCAAATACAGAGTTCTCATTCTCGCCATCGAAG ATGAAATCCCTGCAACTGGAACTGGAACCATTCTGATAGAGCTGGAAGATGTAAACGACAATGCTCCGACTATTGAAGACACCCCGTTGAAGCTCTGCAACCAAGACCCCCGTCTAGTGCGTTTggctgtgacagacagagacgggcCAGGCTTTGCTGAAGCCTTCAGTGTAGAACTTCTGGAAGGGTCCAATATGTATTGCGCTGCCCAAATGGACGAAACCG GAACTGTGGTTGAATTGACATTCAAGGCCATGAGGGAGCAGAGAAACTTCTACATTAATCTGAGGGTCACTGATGCTGGCGGGCTGAAACAAGACCATGTCATTCACGTCACCATGAATGAGGACAGCTGCATGACCTGGGGGGATTTCTGTGTTAGATCCTGA
- the LOC115109110 gene encoding B-cadherin-like isoform X1, translating into MAYDITIFLIWGWALGRMSETLQSGNGFDYPLTGGEETAEGFGHEDAGIASQPKYPASLPVLEFPKPLVGLVRRKRDWVIPPINIPENARGPFPMYMVQIRSNNDKEVKILYSITGSGVDQPPVGLFTVDKNSGFLYVTQPLDRERQDHYVLLVHAVAVGAGLAENPMEIIVQVIDMNDNLPVFTQDPFTGIVPEASLPGFEVMEVTATDADEPGSANSDVRYTIINQEPELPSPNMFVINPVTGRIRVNAAGLDRENIPKYTLEIQAADLEGNGLTCFGKSIITVMDSNDIAPQFEKSLNTVSVPENKVNALVVKMPVSDGDEPHSSNWATKYRIVDGDPGGMFTVNTGPSRLEGIITTAKPLDFEKDNRYTLLVTVENEVPFATPLPTSTSTVQVNVEDRNDAPVFDPVEKVVSISEHLPVDSDLVLYTAIDPDIMAHKLMYRMDRDPAKWLDINSETGMIKTKHSLDRESPFAKDGKYRVLILAIEDEIPATGTGTILIELEDVNDNAPTIEDTPLKLCNQDPRLVRLAVTDRDGPGFAEAFSVELLEGSNMYCAAQMDETGTVVELTFKAMREQRNFYINLRVTDAGGLKQDHVIHVTMNEDSCMTWGDFCVRS; encoded by the exons GGTTGGGCCCTGGGGAGAATGTCTGAGACTTTACAGTCAGGTAATGGCTTTGACTAtccactgactggaggggaagaAACTGCGG AGGGCTTCGGCCATGAGGATGCTGGCATTGCCTCTCAG CCTAAATATCCTGCAAGTCTTCCAGTTCTGGAGTTTCCAAAGCCTTTGGTAGGTCTGGTGAGAAGGAAAAGGGATTGGGTCATTCCTCCCATCAACATCCCAGAGAACGCAAGAGGCCCTTTCCCCATGTATATGGTGCAG ATTAGATCCAACAATGATAAAGAGGTGAAGATCCTGTACAGCATCACTGGTTCTGGAGTAGATCAACCCCCTGTAGGACTGTTCACTGTGGACAAAAACTCTGGGTTTCTCTATGTGACCCAGCctttggacagagagagacaagaccatTATGTG CTTTTGGTTCATGCTGTTGCAGTTGGTGCGGGTCTAGCAGAAAATCCAATGGAGATTATTGTTCAAGTAATTGATATGAATGACAACTTGCCAGTTTTCACCCAAGATCCTTTTACAGGGATTGTCCCGGAAGCATCCCTACCAG GGTTTGAGGTCATGGAGGTCACAGCCACCGATGCAGATGAGCCTGGCTCAGCCAATTCTGATGTCAGATACACCATTATAAATCAGGAACCTGAACTGCCGAGTCCCAACATGTTTGTCATCAACCCTGTCACAGGAAGGATCCGGGTCAATGCTGCTGGACTGGACAGAGAG AATATTCCAAAATATACATTGGAAATCCAAGCTGCTGATTTGGAAGGCAATGGTCTGACATGTTTTGGAAAATCCATAATTACTGTAATGGACAGCAATGACATAGCTCCTCAATTTGAGAAGTCTTTG AACACGGTGTCTGTCCCAGAGAACAAAGTGAATGCCCTGGTGGTCAAAATGCCAGTGAGTGATGGAGATGAGCCACACTCTTCCAACTGGGCCACCAAGTACAGGATTGTAGATGGAGACCCAGGTGGAATGTTCACTGTAAACACTGGACCTAGTAGACTGGAAGGAATCATTACCACAGCCAAG CCCCTTGACTTTGAGAAGGACAATCGCTACACCCTGTTGGTGACTGTGGAGAATGAGGTCCCATTTGCCACccccctgcccacctccacctccacagtccAGGTGAATGTGGAGGATAGGAATGATGCCCCTGTCTTTGACCCAGTGGAAAAGGTTGTTTCTATATCTGAACACCTGCCAGTGGACAGTGATTTGGTTCTGTATACAGCCATTGATCCAGACATCATGGCACATAAACTCAT GTATCGCATGGACAGAGATCCTGCTAAATGGCTGGACATCAACAGTGAGACCGGAATGATCAAAACCAAACACTCCCTGGACAGAGAGTCTCCCTTTGCCAAAGATGGCAAATACAGAGTTCTCATTCTCGCCATCGAAG ATGAAATCCCTGCAACTGGAACTGGAACCATTCTGATAGAGCTGGAAGATGTAAACGACAATGCTCCGACTATTGAAGACACCCCGTTGAAGCTCTGCAACCAAGACCCCCGTCTAGTGCGTTTggctgtgacagacagagacgggcCAGGCTTTGCTGAAGCCTTCAGTGTAGAACTTCTGGAAGGGTCCAATATGTATTGCGCTGCCCAAATGGACGAAACCG GAACTGTGGTTGAATTGACATTCAAGGCCATGAGGGAGCAGAGAAACTTCTACATTAATCTGAGGGTCACTGATGCTGGCGGGCTGAAACAAGACCATGTCATTCACGTCACCATGAATGAGGACAGCTGCATGACCTGGGGGGATTTCTGTGTTAGATCCTGA
- the LOC115109110 gene encoding B-cadherin-like isoform X2 — protein MAYDITIFLIWGWALGRMSETLQSEGFGHEDAGIASQPKYPASLPVLEFPKPLVGLVRRKRDWVIPPINIPENARGPFPMYMVQIRSNNDKEVKILYSITGSGVDQPPVGLFTVDKNSGFLYVTQPLDRERQDHYVLLVHAVAVGAGLAENPMEIIVQVIDMNDNLPVFTQDPFTGIVPEASLPGFEVMEVTATDADEPGSANSDVRYTIINQEPELPSPNMFVINPVTGRIRVNAAGLDRENIPKYTLEIQAADLEGNGLTCFGKSIITVMDSNDIAPQFEKSLNTVSVPENKVNALVVKMPVSDGDEPHSSNWATKYRIVDGDPGGMFTVNTGPSRLEGIITTAKPLDFEKDNRYTLLVTVENEVPFATPLPTSTSTVQVNVEDRNDAPVFDPVEKVVSISEHLPVDSDLVLYTAIDPDIMAHKLMYRMDRDPAKWLDINSETGMIKTKHSLDRESPFAKDGKYRVLILAIEDEIPATGTGTILIELEDVNDNAPTIEDTPLKLCNQDPRLVRLAVTDRDGPGFAEAFSVELLEGSNMYCAAQMDETGTVVELTFKAMREQRNFYINLRVTDAGGLKQDHVIHVTMNEDSCMTWGDFCVRS, from the exons GGTTGGGCCCTGGGGAGAATGTCTGAGACTTTACAGTCAG AGGGCTTCGGCCATGAGGATGCTGGCATTGCCTCTCAG CCTAAATATCCTGCAAGTCTTCCAGTTCTGGAGTTTCCAAAGCCTTTGGTAGGTCTGGTGAGAAGGAAAAGGGATTGGGTCATTCCTCCCATCAACATCCCAGAGAACGCAAGAGGCCCTTTCCCCATGTATATGGTGCAG ATTAGATCCAACAATGATAAAGAGGTGAAGATCCTGTACAGCATCACTGGTTCTGGAGTAGATCAACCCCCTGTAGGACTGTTCACTGTGGACAAAAACTCTGGGTTTCTCTATGTGACCCAGCctttggacagagagagacaagaccatTATGTG CTTTTGGTTCATGCTGTTGCAGTTGGTGCGGGTCTAGCAGAAAATCCAATGGAGATTATTGTTCAAGTAATTGATATGAATGACAACTTGCCAGTTTTCACCCAAGATCCTTTTACAGGGATTGTCCCGGAAGCATCCCTACCAG GGTTTGAGGTCATGGAGGTCACAGCCACCGATGCAGATGAGCCTGGCTCAGCCAATTCTGATGTCAGATACACCATTATAAATCAGGAACCTGAACTGCCGAGTCCCAACATGTTTGTCATCAACCCTGTCACAGGAAGGATCCGGGTCAATGCTGCTGGACTGGACAGAGAG AATATTCCAAAATATACATTGGAAATCCAAGCTGCTGATTTGGAAGGCAATGGTCTGACATGTTTTGGAAAATCCATAATTACTGTAATGGACAGCAATGACATAGCTCCTCAATTTGAGAAGTCTTTG AACACGGTGTCTGTCCCAGAGAACAAAGTGAATGCCCTGGTGGTCAAAATGCCAGTGAGTGATGGAGATGAGCCACACTCTTCCAACTGGGCCACCAAGTACAGGATTGTAGATGGAGACCCAGGTGGAATGTTCACTGTAAACACTGGACCTAGTAGACTGGAAGGAATCATTACCACAGCCAAG CCCCTTGACTTTGAGAAGGACAATCGCTACACCCTGTTGGTGACTGTGGAGAATGAGGTCCCATTTGCCACccccctgcccacctccacctccacagtccAGGTGAATGTGGAGGATAGGAATGATGCCCCTGTCTTTGACCCAGTGGAAAAGGTTGTTTCTATATCTGAACACCTGCCAGTGGACAGTGATTTGGTTCTGTATACAGCCATTGATCCAGACATCATGGCACATAAACTCAT GTATCGCATGGACAGAGATCCTGCTAAATGGCTGGACATCAACAGTGAGACCGGAATGATCAAAACCAAACACTCCCTGGACAGAGAGTCTCCCTTTGCCAAAGATGGCAAATACAGAGTTCTCATTCTCGCCATCGAAG ATGAAATCCCTGCAACTGGAACTGGAACCATTCTGATAGAGCTGGAAGATGTAAACGACAATGCTCCGACTATTGAAGACACCCCGTTGAAGCTCTGCAACCAAGACCCCCGTCTAGTGCGTTTggctgtgacagacagagacgggcCAGGCTTTGCTGAAGCCTTCAGTGTAGAACTTCTGGAAGGGTCCAATATGTATTGCGCTGCCCAAATGGACGAAACCG GAACTGTGGTTGAATTGACATTCAAGGCCATGAGGGAGCAGAGAAACTTCTACATTAATCTGAGGGTCACTGATGCTGGCGGGCTGAAACAAGACCATGTCATTCACGTCACCATGAATGAGGACAGCTGCATGACCTGGGGGGATTTCTGTGTTAGATCCTGA